One Bosea sp. 685 DNA segment encodes these proteins:
- a CDS encoding HD family hydrolase, with amino-acid sequence MAKPPSPPRAWQRMLSGRRLDLLDPSPLDIEIEDIAHGLARVARWNGQTHGAHSFSVAQHSLLVEAIASHLNPGWPDAWRLMALLHDAPEYVIGDMISPFKVVMGDAYKSVELRLLTAIHLRFALPGTTPAVLKRKTKEADMVAAFFEATELAGFARDEALRFFGRPQALPRAVMAWLDPLDTETAQARFLARFAELSGA; translated from the coding sequence ATGGCCAAGCCCCCCTCTCCGCCGCGCGCCTGGCAGCGCATGCTGTCGGGCCGCCGGCTCGATCTGCTCGACCCTTCCCCGCTCGACATCGAGATCGAGGACATCGCGCACGGGCTTGCCCGCGTCGCCCGCTGGAACGGCCAGACGCACGGCGCCCATTCCTTCTCGGTGGCGCAGCACAGCCTGCTGGTCGAGGCGATTGCCAGCCATCTCAACCCGGGCTGGCCCGATGCCTGGCGCTTGATGGCCTTGCTGCACGACGCGCCGGAATACGTCATCGGCGACATGATCTCGCCCTTCAAGGTGGTGATGGGCGACGCCTATAAGAGCGTGGAGCTGCGGTTGCTGACCGCGATCCATCTGCGCTTCGCCTTGCCGGGTACCACGCCGGCCGTACTCAAGCGCAAGACTAAGGAGGCCGATATGGTCGCCGCCTTCTTCGAGGCGACGGAGCTTGCCGGCTTCGCACGGGACGAGGCGCTGCGTTTCTTCGGCCGGCCCCAGGCGCTGCCGCGCGCGGTCATGGCCTGGCTCGACCCGCTCGACACCGAAACCGCCCAGGCGCGTTTCCTCGCGCGCTTTGCTGAGCTCTCAGGCGCCTGA
- the aceB gene encoding malate synthase A, producing MSPSQANGLSLPKGVVIKGALGPRFDEILTFDALTFVADLQRRFNETRKRLLSLRTERQKRFDAGETPDFLAETRHIREGDWKVSAIPADLQDRRVEITGPVDRKMIINALNSGAKVFMADFEDASSPVWANMIEGQLNLRDRWAGKIDFTDKTTGKAYKLKDKPAVLIIRPRGWHLPEAHIEIDGEIASGSLVDFGLYVFHNAKAALAAGSGPYFYLPKLESHLEARLWNDVFVAAQNALGLKVGTIKATVLIETLPAAFEMDEILFELKDHMAGLNCGRWDYIFSFIKKLARNAAYVLPDRSQVVMTKAFLRAYSLLLIKTCHRRGAFAMGGMAAQIPVKNNPEANAAAFAKVKADKEREAGDGHDGTWVAHPDLVPVAMEVFDRLMPQANQLDKLRTDVQVGRENLLEVHQGTRSEEGFRENIRVGVQYLEAWLRGRGAVPIYNMMEDAATAEISRAQIWQFVQYGVEVDGGTKVTADLFKRCLAQEMERVKGELGADAYDKGRFPEAIALFSQLSLAPEFEEFLTVPAYGKL from the coding sequence ATGTCGCCATCTCAAGCCAACGGCCTCAGCCTGCCCAAGGGCGTCGTCATCAAGGGCGCGCTCGGCCCGCGCTTCGACGAGATCCTCACATTTGATGCGCTTACCTTCGTCGCCGATCTGCAGCGCCGCTTCAACGAGACGCGCAAGCGCCTGCTGAGCCTGCGCACTGAGCGCCAGAAGCGTTTCGACGCCGGCGAGACGCCCGACTTCCTGGCCGAGACCCGCCATATCCGCGAGGGCGACTGGAAGGTCTCAGCCATCCCCGCCGATCTGCAGGATCGCCGTGTCGAGATCACCGGCCCGGTCGATCGCAAGATGATCATCAACGCGCTGAACTCCGGCGCAAAAGTCTTCATGGCCGATTTCGAGGACGCCTCCTCGCCGGTCTGGGCCAATATGATCGAGGGCCAGCTCAATCTCCGGGATCGCTGGGCCGGCAAGATCGACTTCACCGATAAGACCACCGGCAAGGCCTACAAGCTCAAGGACAAGCCCGCCGTTCTGATCATCCGCCCGCGCGGCTGGCATCTGCCGGAAGCGCATATCGAGATCGACGGGGAGATCGCTTCGGGCTCCTTGGTCGATTTCGGCCTCTATGTCTTCCACAACGCCAAGGCTGCGCTGGCGGCGGGCTCGGGCCCTTATTTCTACCTGCCCAAGCTCGAGAGCCATCTCGAGGCCCGCCTCTGGAACGACGTTTTTGTCGCCGCCCAGAACGCGCTTGGCCTGAAGGTCGGAACGATCAAGGCGACCGTCCTGATCGAGACCCTGCCGGCTGCCTTCGAGATGGACGAGATCCTGTTCGAGCTGAAGGACCATATGGCGGGCCTGAATTGCGGCCGCTGGGACTACATCTTCTCCTTCATCAAGAAGCTCGCCCGCAACGCGGCCTACGTCCTGCCCGACCGTTCTCAGGTCGTGATGACCAAGGCTTTTCTGCGCGCCTATTCGCTGCTCCTGATCAAGACCTGCCACCGCCGCGGCGCCTTCGCCATGGGCGGCATGGCGGCGCAGATCCCGGTCAAGAACAATCCTGAGGCCAATGCCGCGGCTTTCGCCAAGGTCAAGGCCGACAAGGAGCGCGAGGCCGGCGACGGCCATGACGGCACCTGGGTTGCCCATCCCGACCTCGTCCCCGTCGCCATGGAGGTGTTCGACCGGCTGATGCCGCAGGCCAACCAGCTCGACAAGCTGCGCACCGACGTGCAGGTGGGACGCGAAAATCTGCTGGAAGTCCATCAGGGCACGCGCTCGGAGGAGGGCTTCCGCGAGAACATCCGCGTCGGCGTGCAATATCTCGAAGCCTGGCTGCGCGGCCGCGGCGCGGTGCCGATCTACAACATGATGGAAGACGCAGCGACCGCCGAGATCAGCCGCGCCCAGATCTGGCAGTTCGTGCAATACGGCGTCGAGGTCGATGGCGGCACGAAAGTCACCGCCGATCTGTTCAAGCGCTGCCTCGCGCAGGAGATGGAGCGCGTCAAGGGCGAGCTGGGAGCCGACGCCTACGACAAGGGCCGCTTCCCGGAGGCGATCGCGCTGTTCTCGCAGCTCTCGCTCGCGCCGGAATTCGAGGAGTTCCTGACCGTCCCGGCTTATGGGAAGTTGTGA
- a CDS encoding pilus assembly protein: MMRIKAMTRVKVWATRFMSLWAGFAGDRSGNVMMLFGLAMIPVLGLVGAAVDYSRATTMRTMLNAAIDSAALMAARDATKLSDAQLRERVNGWIRASLHGDAAKGFSAATIAIDRTGRTISVSATASLTASLTQLIGQNAIQISSSSQSSWGTNTIELALVLDNTGSMASSGKMTALKAASLDLLKIMKEATSEPDQIKISIVPFSTRVILDTSNKNANWLRWDQSVTTCSNWWPYPCTTTTISKSTWQGCVADRDKSYDVQDGDGGGTNGTAYPADFCDAYSPSTQAKVMPLTSNWDALTQRIGEMTPVGATNVTIGAAWGMATLSPGTPFTEAKPLTTPRLKKFMILLTDGDNTKNRFDGDGSTSNPNVDARTKLACANAQIAGIVVYTVRVMDGNRDLLKACASDAGKYFEVTDAAQLSPIFKQIASEISAVRLTM; encoded by the coding sequence ATGATGCGGATCAAGGCGATGACGCGGGTCAAGGTCTGGGCGACGCGGTTCATGTCGCTTTGGGCGGGTTTTGCTGGAGACCGCTCGGGCAATGTCATGATGCTGTTCGGCCTCGCCATGATCCCGGTCCTCGGGCTGGTCGGCGCGGCGGTCGACTACTCCCGCGCCACCACGATGCGCACGATGCTCAACGCGGCGATCGATTCCGCTGCACTGATGGCGGCGCGTGACGCGACCAAGCTGAGCGACGCGCAATTGCGCGAACGCGTCAATGGCTGGATCCGCGCGAGCTTGCATGGCGATGCCGCGAAGGGCTTCAGCGCCGCCACGATCGCCATCGACCGCACCGGCCGCACGATCAGCGTCAGCGCCACGGCGAGCCTGACGGCAAGCCTGACGCAATTGATCGGCCAGAACGCCATCCAGATCAGCAGCAGCAGCCAGTCGTCATGGGGCACCAACACGATCGAGCTTGCTCTGGTGCTCGACAATACCGGCTCGATGGCGTCGTCGGGCAAGATGACCGCGCTGAAAGCGGCCTCGCTCGATCTCCTGAAGATCATGAAGGAGGCGACCTCCGAGCCGGACCAGATCAAGATCTCGATCGTGCCATTCTCGACCCGGGTCATCCTCGATACGAGCAACAAGAACGCGAACTGGCTGCGCTGGGACCAGTCGGTCACCACTTGCAGTAATTGGTGGCCCTATCCGTGCACGACCACGACCATTTCGAAATCGACCTGGCAAGGCTGCGTGGCGGATCGCGACAAATCCTACGATGTCCAGGACGGCGATGGTGGCGGCACCAATGGGACCGCCTATCCGGCCGATTTCTGCGACGCGTATTCCCCGTCGACCCAGGCGAAGGTCATGCCGTTGACGAGCAATTGGGATGCCTTGACGCAGCGCATCGGTGAGATGACGCCGGTCGGCGCGACCAATGTGACGATCGGCGCCGCCTGGGGCATGGCGACCTTGAGCCCGGGCACGCCCTTCACGGAAGCAAAACCGCTCACCACGCCGCGCCTGAAGAAGTTCATGATCCTGCTGACCGATGGCGACAACACCAAGAACCGCTTTGATGGGGATGGCTCGACCTCGAACCCGAACGTCGATGCGCGCACCAAGCTCGCCTGCGCCAACGCCCAGATCGCGGGAATCGTCGTCTATACGGTTCGCGTCATGGATGGGAACCGGGACCTGCTCAAGGCCTGCGCGTCTGACGCCGGCAAGTATTTCGAAGTGACCGATGCCGCGCAGCTCAGCCCGATCTTCAAGCAGATCGCCAGCGAGATCAGCGCGGTGCGCCTGACGATGTGA
- a CDS encoding DNA-3-methyladenine glycosylase I: MSGRAAVEGPDGKFRCVWPGTDPLYLAYHDTEWGVPEYDSRALFEKLILDGFQAGLSWITILRKRDAFRAGFADFEPEAIARFTEADVLRLLADPGIIRHRGKIEGAIKSARAYLAISEREPFADFLWKHLDGRVTQNAFRTHEEVPTQTKISEAMAKELKKAGFTFCGPTIVYAFMEACGLVNDHLTDCFRWQECAVLARDARPVA, translated from the coding sequence ATGAGCGGACGCGCCGCCGTCGAGGGGCCGGACGGGAAATTCCGCTGCGTCTGGCCTGGAACCGACCCGCTCTACCTCGCCTATCACGACACCGAATGGGGCGTGCCGGAATATGATTCCCGCGCCTTGTTCGAGAAGCTGATCCTCGACGGCTTCCAGGCCGGGCTTTCCTGGATCACCATCCTGCGCAAGCGCGACGCCTTCCGCGCCGGCTTCGCCGATTTCGAGCCGGAGGCGATCGCTCGTTTCACCGAGGCCGATGTGCTGCGCCTGCTCGCCGACCCCGGCATCATCCGCCATCGCGGCAAGATCGAGGGTGCGATCAAGAGCGCGCGCGCCTATCTCGCCATCAGCGAGCGCGAGCCCTTCGCCGATTTTCTCTGGAAGCATCTCGACGGCCGCGTCACGCAGAACGCCTTCCGCACCCATGAGGAGGTGCCGACGCAGACGAAGATCTCCGAGGCCATGGCGAAGGAATTGAAGAAAGCCGGCTTCACCTTCTGCGGCCCGACCATCGTCTATGCCTTCATGGAGGCTTGCGGGCTGGTCAACGACCATCTCACCGACTGCTTCCGCTGGCAGGAATGCGCCGTGCTGGCGCGCGACGCTCGCCCAGTGGCCTGA
- a CDS encoding TadE/TadG family type IV pilus assembly protein, giving the protein MRSFRSDRSGNVLTLFAITLVPILALTGGLIDYTEAANARIQLNAAADSAALAAVSQAAMLKSIADSKADAEKIFDANAASYKSMVASRTVEITNVGLSRSAKVVYSANYPTYFASFVGQGKVVVSGTSSAAGARAPFIDFFLLLDNSPSMGVAATTDDIAVMVAKTTDQCAFACHQMDKATSDYYTLAKKLGVQMRIDVVRSASQQLMDTAKSTATLTGQYRMAAYTMGPSCNGKTLTTIQSITSDLTAAKTSAAAIDLMTIPYAGYNNDQCTDFDATLTSMNAVIDNPGDGSSAASPQKVLYFVSDGVGDFYNPSGCSQPTTSGRCQEPIDTSFCKTIKDRGIKIAVLYTTYLPLPTNSWYNSWIKPFSAKIPTNMQACASPGLYFEVSPSQGIAEAMNALFQRIVTKAYLSM; this is encoded by the coding sequence ATGCGATCGTTTCGGTCCGATCGAAGCGGCAACGTGCTCACCCTGTTCGCGATCACGCTCGTGCCGATTCTGGCGCTGACCGGCGGGCTGATCGACTACACCGAGGCGGCGAACGCCAGGATCCAGCTCAATGCTGCGGCGGATTCGGCTGCGCTCGCTGCCGTCTCGCAAGCGGCGATGCTGAAATCGATCGCCGATTCCAAGGCCGATGCGGAGAAAATCTTCGACGCCAACGCCGCGAGCTACAAGAGCATGGTGGCGAGCCGGACCGTCGAGATCACCAATGTCGGGCTGAGCCGTTCGGCCAAGGTCGTCTACAGCGCGAATTACCCGACCTATTTCGCCAGCTTCGTCGGCCAGGGCAAGGTCGTGGTCTCGGGCACGTCGAGCGCCGCAGGAGCGCGCGCGCCCTTCATCGATTTCTTCCTGCTGCTCGACAATTCGCCCTCGATGGGAGTGGCCGCGACGACAGACGACATCGCTGTCATGGTGGCCAAGACCACAGACCAATGCGCCTTCGCCTGCCATCAGATGGATAAAGCGACCAGCGACTACTACACGCTCGCCAAGAAGCTCGGCGTGCAGATGCGCATCGACGTGGTGCGCTCTGCTTCACAGCAATTGATGGATACGGCCAAATCGACGGCGACGCTGACCGGCCAATATCGCATGGCGGCCTACACCATGGGCCCTTCCTGCAATGGCAAGACGCTGACGACGATCCAGTCGATCACCTCCGACCTCACTGCCGCGAAGACCTCGGCGGCGGCCATCGACCTGATGACGATTCCCTATGCGGGATATAACAACGACCAATGCACCGATTTCGACGCGACGCTGACGAGCATGAACGCGGTGATCGACAATCCGGGCGACGGATCGAGCGCGGCCTCGCCGCAGAAGGTGCTCTACTTCGTCTCCGACGGCGTCGGCGATTTCTATAATCCAAGCGGCTGCTCGCAGCCGACGACCAGCGGGCGTTGCCAGGAGCCGATCGACACCAGCTTCTGCAAGACGATCAAGGATCGCGGCATCAAGATCGCGGTGCTCTACACGACCTATCTGCCGCTGCCGACGAACAGCTGGTACAACAGCTGGATCAAGCCGTTCTCGGCCAAGATCCCGACCAATATGCAGGCTTGTGCGTCGCCGGGCCTCTATTTCGAGGTCAGCCCGAGCCAGGGCATCGCGGAGGCGATGAACGCCTTGTTCCAGCGCATCGTGACCAAGGCCTATCTGTCGATGTGA
- a CDS encoding dihydroorotase — protein MPQTYDVILKGGTVVNQDGRVARDLGITGGKIVALGDLSRASAAETVDCTGLHILPGVIDSQVHFREPGLDHKEDLETGSRAAVLGGVTTVFEMPNTIPQTTDEAALADKIRRGRHRMHCDFAFWVGGTHENAKHVAELERLPGAAGIKVFMGSSTGDLLVEDDKGVAEILKRTRRRAAFHSEDETMLRERMGLRVAGDPSSHPVWRSPEVALTCTQRLVRIARETGARVHILHISTAEEMVFLKDHKDVATVEVLPNHLTLVAPDCYERLGTYAQMNPPIRDDSHRQRIWWGVEQGIVDVLGSDHAPHTHEEKHHAYPASHSGMPGVQTLVPIMLDHVNAGRLTLERFVDLSSHGPQRIFGLEGKGRIAAGYDADLTIVDLKRRETITNEWAASKCGWTPYDGVTVTGWPVGTYVRGQKVMWESEIVTPAQGEPARFLEALPR, from the coding sequence ATGCCGCAGACCTATGATGTCATCCTCAAGGGCGGCACTGTGGTGAACCAGGATGGCCGCGTTGCGCGCGACCTCGGCATCACCGGCGGCAAGATCGTCGCGCTCGGCGATCTCTCCCGCGCCTCTGCGGCGGAGACCGTCGACTGCACCGGCCTGCATATCCTGCCCGGCGTGATCGACTCACAGGTGCATTTCCGTGAGCCGGGGCTCGACCATAAGGAAGATCTGGAGACCGGGTCGCGCGCCGCCGTGCTGGGCGGCGTCACCACCGTCTTCGAGATGCCCAACACCATTCCCCAGACCACGGACGAGGCGGCGCTCGCCGACAAGATCCGGCGTGGGCGCCACCGCATGCATTGCGACTTCGCCTTCTGGGTCGGCGGCACGCATGAGAACGCCAAGCATGTCGCCGAGCTGGAGCGATTGCCCGGCGCTGCCGGCATCAAGGTGTTCATGGGTTCCTCGACCGGCGATCTCCTGGTCGAGGACGACAAGGGCGTCGCCGAAATCCTGAAGCGCACGCGCCGCCGCGCCGCCTTCCACTCCGAGGACGAGACCATGCTGCGCGAGCGCATGGGGCTGCGCGTCGCGGGCGATCCGTCGAGCCATCCGGTCTGGCGCTCGCCGGAGGTAGCGCTGACCTGCACGCAACGGCTCGTGCGCATCGCGCGCGAGACCGGGGCGCGCGTTCACATCCTGCACATCTCGACTGCAGAGGAGATGGTCTTCCTGAAAGACCACAAGGATGTCGCGACCGTCGAGGTCTTGCCAAATCACCTGACGCTGGTCGCGCCCGATTGCTATGAGCGGCTTGGTACCTATGCCCAGATGAACCCGCCGATCCGCGACGACAGCCACCGCCAGCGCATCTGGTGGGGCGTGGAGCAGGGGATTGTCGACGTGCTCGGCTCCGACCATGCGCCCCATACCCATGAAGAGAAGCACCACGCCTATCCCGCCAGCCATTCCGGCATGCCGGGCGTACAGACGCTGGTTCCGATCATGCTCGACCATGTCAACGCAGGCAGGCTGACGCTGGAGCGCTTCGTCGATCTGTCGAGCCATGGGCCGCAGCGCATCTTCGGGCTCGAGGGCAAGGGCCGGATCGCAGCCGGCTACGACGCAGATCTCACCATCGTCGATCTCAAGCGCCGGGAGACGATCACCAATGAGTGGGCCGCCTCGAAATGCGGCTGGACACCTTATGACGGCGTCACCGTCACCGGTTGGCCGGTCGGCACCTATGTGCGCGGGCAGAAGGTGATGTGGGAGAGCGAAATCGTCACACCAGCTCAGGGTGAGCCGGCGCGCTTCCTGGAGGCTCTGCCGCGCTAG
- a CDS encoding folate-binding protein produces MSATRLIDRGVIRVNGEDDRDFLQNLVTNDLDLVTPDRAGSGYGALLTPQGKIICDFFIVALSDEDGGGFLLDVPLLQTTDLMKRLKLYKLRAKVTLDDLSEASAVIASADGSPLPEDSGLVYADPRLPALGQRAITDRAGVEEIAADDTETYHARRIALGVPDGGRDFVYGDAFPHEVLLDQLGGVSFKKGCYIGQEVVSRMQHRGTARTRIVPVVFTEGIACETGVEATAGAKTLGRIGSGAKGRGLAMLRLDRVADALSEGLTLNGGGLAFVLAKPGFIRFPFPGEPDFGAAA; encoded by the coding sequence ATGTCCGCAACCCGATTGATCGATCGCGGCGTCATCCGCGTCAACGGCGAGGATGACCGCGATTTCCTGCAGAACCTCGTCACCAATGATCTGGACCTCGTGACGCCGGACCGTGCCGGCTCGGGCTACGGAGCGCTGCTGACACCGCAAGGCAAGATCATCTGCGACTTCTTCATCGTCGCGCTGTCAGATGAGGATGGCGGCGGCTTCCTGCTCGACGTTCCGCTGCTCCAGACCACTGATCTGATGAAACGCCTGAAACTCTACAAGCTGCGTGCCAAGGTCACCCTCGACGATTTGAGCGAGGCCAGCGCCGTCATCGCCTCGGCCGACGGCTCGCCCCTGCCGGAGGATTCAGGCCTCGTCTATGCCGATCCGCGCCTGCCCGCGCTCGGCCAGCGCGCCATTACCGACCGCGCCGGCGTCGAGGAGATCGCGGCCGACGATACCGAGACCTATCATGCCAGGCGGATCGCCTTGGGCGTGCCCGATGGCGGCAGGGACTTCGTCTATGGCGACGCCTTCCCGCATGAGGTGCTGCTCGACCAGCTCGGCGGCGTCTCCTTCAAGAAGGGCTGCTATATCGGCCAGGAGGTCGTCTCGCGCATGCAGCACCGCGGCACGGCGCGCACCCGCATCGTGCCGGTGGTCTTCACCGAGGGGATCGCCTGCGAAACCGGGGTCGAGGCGACGGCCGGGGCCAAGACGCTCGGGCGCATCGGCTCGGGCGCGAAGGGGCGCGGGCTTGCCATGCTCCGGCTCGACCGTGTCGCGGATGCGCTCTCCGAAGGCCTCACGCTCAATGGCGGCGGCCTCGCCTTCGTTCTGGCCAAACCCGGTTTTATCCGCTTCCCCTTCCCCGGCGAACCGGACTTCGGAGCCGCAGCATGA